The Patescibacteria group bacterium genome includes a window with the following:
- a CDS encoding ABC transporter permease, with the protein MRFTETVKLSFSVLRTNRTRSFLTSLGIIIGIAAVIVIISAGAGAQSLIVNQFNAIGTNLIGILPGASDENGPPASAFGIILQTLKYEDAQAIVQIVSHVTAVSSYNTGVATASYQSSKTDITYYGVMPDYLLVEETEVEKGRFFGDDEDRGSSKVAVLGWQVAQDLFDGQEAVGRKMKIGKESFEVIGVMRKRGVSGFQNNDSIILIPAQTAQKIMLGVRHVNFIRAKVDQQENLSQVVEDIRFLLRDRHNLLESKVDDFNIRNTADAIKTLTSITDVLKFFLAAIASISLLVGGVGVMNIMLASVNERVREIGLRKAVGAKSNDIMVQFLAESVTVTLAGGVIGIIIGSLISALVAVVAKYLGYDWDLVVSPLSIFMGFGVAFIVGLIFGIYPAQRAAKLNSIEALRWE; encoded by the coding sequence ATGCGATTTACCGAAACTGTAAAATTATCATTTTCTGTTTTGCGCACCAATCGGACGCGCAGTTTTTTGACTTCGCTGGGGATTATTATCGGCATTGCCGCTGTCATCGTGATTATTTCTGCCGGTGCCGGTGCGCAATCGCTCATCGTTAATCAATTCAATGCTATTGGCACCAATTTGATTGGCATTCTGCCCGGTGCCAGCGACGAGAACGGCCCGCCTGCTTCGGCTTTTGGCATTATTCTACAGACGCTTAAATATGAAGACGCTCAGGCTATTGTGCAAATAGTATCGCATGTTACTGCTGTCTCCTCTTATAATACCGGCGTAGCTACGGCGTCTTACCAGAGTTCCAAAACAGATATCACTTATTACGGTGTTATGCCTGACTATCTACTGGTTGAGGAAACGGAAGTGGAGAAGGGGAGATTTTTCGGCGATGACGAGGATCGGGGAAGCTCCAAAGTTGCCGTGTTGGGCTGGCAGGTGGCGCAGGATCTGTTCGACGGTCAGGAAGCTGTCGGCCGCAAGATGAAAATCGGCAAAGAATCTTTTGAAGTGATCGGGGTGATGCGTAAACGCGGCGTCTCCGGTTTTCAAAATAACGATAGTATTATTCTGATTCCGGCACAGACCGCGCAAAAGATAATGCTGGGCGTACGCCATGTTAATTTTATTCGCGCCAAAGTGGATCAGCAAGAGAATTTGTCGCAAGTAGTGGAGGATATTCGCTTTTTGTTGCGTGATCGCCATAACTTATTAGAATCAAAGGTTGACGATTTCAATATCCGCAACACGGCCGACGCTATTAAGACGCTGACTTCCATTACTGACGTGCTGAAGTTTTTTTTGGCCGCAATCGCCAGTATTTCTTTGTTAGTCGGCGGTGTGGGCGTAATGAACATTATGTTGGCCTCGGTTAATGAGCGTGTCCGCGAAATCGGCTTGCGCAAAGCTGTCGGCGCCAAGTCCAATGATATTATGGTTCAGTTTTTGGCCGAGTCGGTTACTGTTACTTTAGCCGGAGGCGTTATTGGCATTATTATCGGTTCGTTGATTTCCGCCTTAGTCGCCGTAGTTGCCAAATATTTGGGTTATGATTGGGATTTAGTAGTTTCTCCGCTGTCAATATTCATGGGTTTTGGCGTAGCTTTTATTGTCGGTTTAATTTTTGGCATTTACCCGGCTCAGCGTGCGGCCAAACTCAACTCCATTGAGGCGCTAAGATGGGAGTAA